The region AGTCCGGTGTCTTTTGTTACCGGCAAAGTATTAGCCGGAGCGCTTAGAGGCCTTATCTCCTGTACGGTAATTTTTGTGCTGGCCTACCTATTTGGCGCAAGGCTTACCGTCAGCGTCTGGTTTCTCCTGACGCTTGCGCTAACTTGCCTGCTTTTTGCCGCTATGGGGCTGGTGGCGGCCATGCTGATAAATTCTCATGAAGATATGGCTAACTTTAGTACCTATGTGTTGTTACCCATGTCGTTTTTGTGTGCCACATTTTTTGCGACCGACCGCCTGCCGCTTGCCCTTCGCTGGTTTATTGACTTGTTGCCGTTAACTCATGCCACTTACGCGCTCCGGGCTATTGGCGGCGGCGCCGATACTCCCTGGCTGTCGGTCAGTGTTTTAACCTTGTATACGGCTGGGCTGCTGGCCACTGGTGTGTGGACCATGATTAGGGTTAGGGATTAAGTTGTAAGAGAGAAAGCGGACGAAAAAACGGGTAGACTGCATTCTGCATGCAATTCTACCCGTTTTTACATTACAGCGTTAATACTACCTTTCCCAGTACATGACTTAACGGGACAGGGCCGATATAGCGGCTGTCGCTTGAATTGTTACGGTTGTCGCCCATTACATATACATAGTTGTCAGGTACCACCACTTTTGTCGGAGCGGCAGCCTGCATGGCTTCTTTAATATAAGGCTCAGCCAGCAGCGAACCATTCCGGTATACCTGTCCGTCCTTAATCTCAATTACATCACCGGGTTTGCCGATAACCCGTTTAATCCAAATATGGCGATCAGCCTCGGTAAGTTTGGCGACACTAAGGTAAGTCAATACCGGGTCGCTGATGTCATCCTTTACGCTCCGGTCCCGGAATACCCTGCTGTCGATAATGACAATATCACCATACTCAGGCGGGGTGGTAAAGGTATGAGACAGCTTGGATACGAAGACATAGTCGTTATTGTGAAGATTAGGTTCCATCGAACTGCCTACTACCCGGGTGGGCTGAAAGACAAAAGCATTAATGAGAATGGCCAGCGATAGCGCTACCGCCAGGCTGTATATCCAGTCGGCAACTTCTTTTACTATTTTCATTGGTTAGATACCCCCTAACATGAAAATTCTATCAGATAGAACTAATAACGGCAAGGATTATTAACATATTAATTTATGGAATTACTGGTAAGTGCATATGCTAAACCTGCGAGGTGAGTTGATGACTAATAAACTGCCGAGAGTTGTTATTATTGGCGCAGGTTTCGGCGGCCTGTGGGCGGCCCGGGCTTTGTCCGGAGCTCCGGTCGAGGTTATACTGATTGATCAGCATAACTATCATCTGTTTCAGCCGCTTTTGTATCAGGTAGCTACAGCCGGTCTGGCACCTGAAGATATCGTGTATCCGGTACGTACCATACTCCGGAGGCAAGCCAATGTAAAATTCAAAATGGCTGAAGTGACTGAGGCTGATTTGGCTTTACGACGCCTGATAACCACAGCCGGAATAATCGACTATGATTATCTTATTGTGGCCACCGGCGGTGTCACTAACTTTTTTGGCATGGAATCTGTAGCAAAACATGGTTTTGGCCTGAAAAACATTGATGATGTGCTGGCGGTCCGTAATCATATTCTGCGTCTGTTTGAACTTGCTGCCCAGGAAGAAGACCCCGCAGTACGGCGCGCCCTGCTGACATTTATTGTTGTCGGCGGCGGTCCGACGGGGGTGGAGAGTGCCGGGGCGCTGGCCGAGCTTGTTTATTTGGTTATGCCGAAAGATTATCCTGACCTTGATTATGATGAGGCCCGGATTATTCTTATGGAAGCCTCTAATCGCTTGCTTGCCGGTCTGCCAGTTGAGTTAGGTGTGGTTACGGCTGAGACTCTTGCTCGTAAACGGGTGGAGGTGCGGTTCGGCAATCCGGTGGCCGACTTTGACGGCGAAACAGTCACACTAAAAGATGGTGAAACCATTCAGGCCCATACCCTGATTTGGGCCGCCGGTATCCGTGCCGCCCGTTTAGCTGATAAACTT is a window of Sporomusaceae bacterium ACPt DNA encoding:
- the yadH_1 gene encoding Inner membrane transport permease YadH; translated protein: MRVEDICTVFWRDWVVLNRRLAKFILSRMISPVLYLVAFGWGLGRGISVNGGSYLDFILPGIMALNAMNISFSAVGSPLNMSRLYHKTLEEYLIAPVSPVSFVTGKVLAGALRGLISCTVIFVLAYLFGARLTVSVWFLLTLALTCLLFAAMGLVAAMLINSHEDMANFSTYVLLPMSFLCATFFATDRLPLALRWFIDLLPLTHATYALRAIGGGADTPWLSVSVLTLYTAGLLATGVWTMIRVRD
- the sipS gene encoding Signal peptidase I S, translating into MKIVKEVADWIYSLAVALSLAILINAFVFQPTRVVGSSMEPNLHNNDYVFVSKLSHTFTTPPEYGDIVIIDSRVFRDRSVKDDISDPVLTYLSVAKLTEADRHIWIKRVIGKPGDVIEIKDGQVYRNGSLLAEPYIKEAMQAAAPTKVVVPDNYVYVMGDNRNNSSDSRYIGPVPLSHVLGKVVLTL
- a CDS encoding NADH dehydrogenase-like protein translates to MTNKLPRVVIIGAGFGGLWAARALSGAPVEVILIDQHNYHLFQPLLYQVATAGLAPEDIVYPVRTILRRQANVKFKMAEVTEADLALRRLITTAGIIDYDYLIVATGGVTNFFGMESVAKHGFGLKNIDDVLAVRNHILRLFELAAQEEDPAVRRALLTFIVVGGGPTGVESAGALAELVYLVMPKDYPDLDYDEARIILMEASNRLLAGLPVELGVVTAETLARKRVEVRFGNPVADFDGETVTLKDGETIQAHTLIWAAGIRAARLADKLGVKQAGMGRLVVKPTLQLPKHPEVMVIGDAAYLESESEPLPMVAPVATQQARTAADNIRRLIGGQAPQEFVYKNPGVLATIGRNAAVAHIGKWQFKGFIAWVLWLVIHIVRLIGFRNRITVLINWAWDYFFYERAVRVIMLRPAKKLNKES